From Aspergillus fumigatus Af293 chromosome 3, whole genome shotgun sequence, a single genomic window includes:
- a CDS encoding SANT/Myb-like DNA-binding domain-containing protein yields MEAALLYDWVTRLATPPSFRSLAKVESYLIKALYSSISLKGYFSSHDGHQGDPKAIYALEVSGGSTNVYHQAVFSKTSGQHDDEWCKPDWDGWQGRGLEAALVAQEAERYKRALFRLLADIQSGSEDQLCDILATQTKVSETGEGKSTPSRQPYQLNARPSPECSVIPATQSVNRLESYPLIAVVVPAPLWMREGVTRSTISAAVARCKKRLRSSRDADDPQDPELLIPGATQQRPRKNQNQWPSLFVIHWAAQTQPYTSDENALLVRLKEREGMLWAEIAAYFPERSASSLQVHYSTKLRHKATPRAEKLRIRR; encoded by the exons ATGGAAGCTGCTCTACTGTATGATTGGGTAACGCGGCTAGCTACTCCGCCCAGTTTCCGATCTCTTGCTAAAGTCGAAAGCTATCTCATCAAGGCACTATACTCCTCTATTTCTTTAAAAGGATATTTCTCTTCG CATGATGGACACCAAGGAGACCCCAAAGCAATCTATGCTTTGGAGGTCTCAGGGGGCTCGACGAATGTTTACCACCAAGCTGTGTTCTCGAAGACATCTGGCCAGCATGACGATGAATGGTGCAAACCCGACTGGGACGGATGGCAAGGCAGAGGACTTGAGGCGGCCTTGGTCGCTCAAGAAGCAGAGCGCTACAAGCGTGCACTTTTCAGATTACTAGCGGATATCCAGTCTGGAAGCGAAGACCAACTCTGTGATATCCTAGCTACC CAGACTAAAGTTTCCGAGACAGGTGAGGGCAAGTCCACTCCCTCTCGTCAACCTTATCAGCTGAACGCACGCCCTAGCCCAGAATGCTCCGTTATCCCAGCCACACAGAGTGTCAATAGACTGGAATCGTACCCATTAATTGCTGTGGTTGTACCGGCTCCTCTATGGATGCGAGAAGGAGTTACAAGGTCAACCATAAGTGCCGCGGTGGCGAGGTGCAAGAAGCGGCTCCGATCCAGTCGCGATGCTGACGACCCCCAGGATCCCGAACTATTAATTCCTGGCGCAACTCAACAGCGCCCGAGGAAGAATCAAAACCAATGGCCAAGCCTCTTCGTCATTCACTGGGCGGCTCAGACCCA GCCATATACCTCGGATGAAAACGCACTGTTGGTGCGActgaaggaaagagagggcATGCTGTGGGCGGAGATTGCTGCCTACTTCCCCGAACGAAGTGCATCATCCCTCCAAGTCCACTACTCAACCAAGTTACGCCACAAGGCAACCCCTCGGGCCGAAAAGCTACGGATACGCCGGTGA
- a CDS encoding Zn(II)2Cys6 transcription factor domain-containing protein gives MERSKPKPASGQSCTYGQACTHCYKAKCRCVRAPNGDTCERCLRLKKRCEPSESVRRRNAQNAQTAKVSDRRIARLEDKMESLLSAMNAVIGSTATSGSAVSVFQSLHGNGISLSTSSSNAARVTPASTTSSLATDALQYSLSTPAPSPNQADERLNFFRSRMLPSFPFIDLTPDITSCSLRQHRPVLLQAIHTVTTFSTQERLAQVEELKHLLFTSALLQVQSNIDLLLGLLTYLAWSTDPFLGRADLVSRLMMLAISLIYDLRMFKLSSPDVELMMTITQGRADDNTQSHNNETHHDLLERQRAVLACFVLSSNIASHLGRQDALRWTPQMEEALRVLAISEACPADRLFVSQVRLQLIKQRADDVRQQDEARTGTAPAMVSAPRLLYLKSLRRELHELISSFSPDLSQLDLLNAHAQYVELYINQLAYSVSQNSLPLNLTGQLGFERLQCLWQSVENIKSWLGHFYQIPCSDLVGQPFHFWSQMILTVTLLKYLSTLHDPEWDCQAVRGTVHLITTMDSMVQKLDLSSKVPEYQCDDHLLKFLSKLLTRCRRWAEARWHDEETWPGRSASSDTTGHNHPIPELDQMVWMQSMDLGDDQWFENVLGMPSAFY, from the exons AGGTGTGAGCCGTCCGAGTCGGTTCGCCGGCGAAATGCTCAAAATGCCCAGACAGCCAAGGTGTCTGATAGGCGGATTGCCCGGCTGGAGGACAAGATGGAGAGCTTGTTGTCTGCCATGAACGCAGTCATTGGTTCCACGGCGACTTCGGGGTCTGCTGTCAGCGTCTTTCAGTCTCTGCACGGGAACGGCATTTCGTTATCCACGTCTTCTTCGAATGCCGCTCGAGTGACTCCTGCAAGCACTACTTCGAGCTTGGCGACAGACGCGCTGCAGTATTCCCTATCGACTCCCGCGCCATCGCCAAACCAAGCAGACGAAAGGCTCAATTTCTTCCGGTCCCGAATGCTGCCGTCCTTTCCTTTCATCGATCTGACTCCAGATATTACAAGCTGCTCTCTGCGTCAACACCGGCCCGTCTTGCTCCAAGCCATCCACACCGTGACTACATTCTCGACCCAGGAAAGACTGGCTCaggtggaggagctgaagcaTCTCTTGTTCACATCGGCTTTGCTACAAGTCCAGTCCAATATCGACCTGCTGCTTGGATTGCTAACTTACCTGGCATGGAGTACTGACCCCTTTCTTGGCCGAGCTGACCTCGTCTCGCGCCTCATGATGCTCGCGATTTCGCTCATCTATGATCTGCGAATGTTCAAACTATCCTCGCCAGACGTGGAACTGATGATGACTATTACCCAGGGACGGGCGGACGACAACACTCAAAGCCACAACAACGAAACACACCATGACTTATTGGAAAGACAGCGGGCAGTATTGGCGTGTTTCGTTTTGAGCTCCAA CATTGCGTCCCACCTTGGGCGCCAAGACGCTCTGCGATGGACCCCACAGATGGAAGAGGCGCTTCGAGTCCTCGCCATAAGCGAAGCATGCCCTGCAGATCGGCTATTCGTCTCTCAGGTCCGCTTGCAGTTGATAAAGCAAAGAGCAGATGACGTCCGACAGCAGGACGAGGCTCGCACAGGAACAGCCCCAGCGATGGTTTCAGCTCCTCGTTTATTGTATCTAAAGTCTTTACGAAGGGAGCTACACGAGCTTATCTCTTCGTTTTCTCCGGATCTCTCCCAGCTCG ACCTCCTCAATGCACACGCCCAATACGTCGAATTATACATCAACCAGCTCGCCTATTCCGTCAGCCAAAACTCGCTTCCGCTCAATCTGACCGGACAGCTGGGATTCGAACGCCTGCAATGTCTGTGGCAGTCGGTTGAGAACATCAAGTCGTGGCTGGGCCATTTCTACCAGATCCCTTGCTCGGACCTGGTCGGCCAGCCTTTTCATTTTTGGTCCCAGATGATTCTGACCGTCACCCTGCTGAAGTACCTATCAACACTCCATGACCCCGAATGGGATTGCCAGGCGGTGCGGGGGACAGTTCACCTAATCACGACGATGGACTCGATGGTTCAAAAGCTCGATCTGAGCAGCAAAGTGCCGGAGTATCAGTGCGACGACCATTTACTCAAGTTTCTGTCCAAGCTTTTGACCAGATGTCGTCGGTGGGCTGAAGCTCGGTGGCACGACGAGGAGACCTGGCCGGGCCGGAGCGCCAGCTCTGACACCACTGGTCACAATCATCCGATCCCGGAGCTGGATCAGATGGTCTGGATGCAGTCGATGGATTTGGGGGATGATCAGTGGTTTGAAAATGTCCTGGGCATGCCCAGCGCATTCTACTAG
- a CDS encoding Zn(II)2Cys6 transcription factor: MTGARSSGCLLCVQRRVKCDERLPGCVRCEKYGKPCPGYVRNFKFKAGKPSRARRAPRADATGSERSMSNRDDYKADGESMILSTPVSTLSSPTINVLQGLSLVADDLSQPYSSTSIHIVSKWFRSLPSLYGRNRTLDATVRCFTAHHTSKVLQDVQMARYSRFAYIEALSRLRKSLDAPSERLSADIFCAVLLLCLYELFANNQSPDTWMKHAKAVSQLAEIRGSNAYKDQFNNTLLKAARGLIVMHSVFSGERCFLASERWHAVMRQRINSFYSEELEDLLEEFIALFTLAPSLVHALYDIKASDMTSPATWKKASETLTRILEMQNRLLEWYSRFSRIAPPACERLSATNDAVYPTVLYYSDLNIASIFNSYHAYMAIIHEALRTLGYPGEHGAMVAFFRDQICKSVEYNGAGPLGPYRMGFPLRVDYEVADPKTKAWIENRLAQMSQYYAAVQPNNFATQFD, translated from the exons ATGACGGGTGCGCGGAGCTCTGGCTGCCTACTTTGCGTCCAGCGTCGCGTGAAG TGTGATGAGCGACTTCCAGGCTGTGTGCGGTGTGAGAAATATGGAAAACCGTGCCCCGGCTATGTCAGAAATTTCAAGTTCAAAGCTGGGAAACCGTCTCGTGCTCGTCGCGCACCTCGAGCCGATGCCACTGGTTCTGAACGCAGCATGTCTAACAGAGACGACTACAAGGCAGACGGAGAATCAATGATACTGAGTACACCTGTGTCCACGCTGTCTTCCCCAACGATTAATGTCCTTCAAGGACTTTCGTTAGTAGCCGATGACCTCTCCCAGCCTTACTCGTCGACTTCAATCCACATTGTTTCCAAATGGTTCCGCAGTCTTCCATCTCTATATGGGCGGAACAGAACACTGGATGCTACTGTTCGATGCTTCACAGCACACCATACTTCGAAGGTGCTGCAGGATGTGCAGATGGCGCGGTATTCTAGATTTGCGTACATCGAGGCTCTGAGCCGACTTCGGAAGTCTCTAGACGCTCCTTCCGAGCGTCTGTCTGCCGACATCTTCTGCGCGGTGCTACTTCTATGCTTGTACGAG CTGTTTGCGAATAATCAGAGTCCAGACACGTGGATGAAACATGCAAAGGCTGTGAGCCAGCTAGCGGAGATTCGTGGGTCGAACGCTTACAAGGACCAATTCAACAATACATTACTCAAAGCTGCAAGAGGATTGATT GTAATGCACTCTGTCTTCTCTGGGGAACGATGCTTCCTAGCCTCGGAACGCTGGCATGCGGTGATGCGGCAGCGCATCAACTCATTCTACTCTGAAGAGCTAGAAGATCTGCTAGAGGAATTCATAGCTCTATTCACACTGGCACCGAGCCTTGTTCACGCGCTCTATGATATCAAAGCATCAGATATGACGAGTCCTGCAACCTGGAAGAAGGCGTCCGAAACCTTGACCAGGATTCTTGAGATGCAGAACAGACTGTTAGAATGGTACAGCCGTTTTTCTCGAATCGCACCGCCTGCGTGCGAAAGGCTGTCAGCGACCAATGACGCAGTCTATCCCACCGTTCTCTATTATTCAGATCTGAATATCGCCTCAATATTCAATTCCTACCATGCGTACATGGCTATCATACACGAGGCCCTACGGACCCTTGGTTATCCTGGCGAACATGGAGCTATGGTCGCCTTTTTCCGAGATCAGATTTGCAAGTCAGTGGAATACAACGGTGCTGGTCCACTAGGGCCGTATCGAATGGGATTTCCGCTGCGTGTGGATTACGAGGTCGCAGACCCCAAAACAAAGGCTTGGATAGAGAACCGCTTGGCGCAAATGTCGCAGTATTATGCAGCTGTGCAACCCAATAATTTTGCCACGCAATTTGATTAA
- a CDS encoding putative NRPS-like enzyme — translation MEAVVDTTSETAKPPQRLLATVVDSLALECPTRRFCLIPNGKDVHQGFREVTFRDLCCAVNRMSWWMEKHLASSVKGATIAYLGSNDIRYIILMLASHKTGCTIFFPSTRLSNEAYDSVFGATQTKMLLFSPEKHPLVSGLTGPSKAISSLEVPSVPEMLNDNPDVKNYPFTSTFEEFEDKTAFIIHSSGTTGMPKPVSLTHGYLGTVDYSAFMPRPAGRSPSFFQDLLSADPHPRDPVLSVTPYFHIMGLVSFFVSIFHNIPFVTISDQPLSVSLLVDIIRATHPTATILPPSILEDMSLSQEALECLGTLKFVCYGGAPLAKQVGDKVSQYTQLRNAIGSTEIGIIGSLVPEGKENWGYFEWNPAYGIDMQPVADDVYELVIPRLEDSRRMHGIFHTFPSFKEYRSKDLYVRHPKIPKLWQYRGRLDDVIVLSNGEKLNPVTLEKVVEGHPFVRRALVFGQGRFQTGLLIEPAMDDRAGKIDERNFVDMIWPLVQTANQNVPRYGQVLKNMIRLASPAKPFKLTPKGTTQRHAVNADYAEEIDAMYATHEKQLGPKLPSTIDSESVHCYVHEVITSLTGRSDIRPSDDLFGLGLDSLQATQLSNILRSAVLSYNPALSTENITVQNIYTRPTTDKLAGLLLGVLQEQKEQAAIAPTESRSERIAGLVSKYTADLPARYVNSPTQLPRLSTVILTGSTGSLGTYILSGLLNDPHVAKVYCFNRAADAATRQRQGFAEKGLDASLLEDPSKVEFLHVSFGDKHFGLDDSMYSKLLDTVDLIVHNAWKVNFNHPVSSFEDPHIKGVREFVNFSLEARYNTHLAFVSSVSTIAGWTPSSDESAVPELPMDTVDAVLKQGYGESKHVGERICLEASRTSGVPTSVLRVGQIAGPDSRLGLWNPHEWLPSVVKTSKSMGKVPDTLGSVLVDWIAVDTLAKITIEILLSRRSSLSTQRHAVFHLTNPSQIPWASLIPAIQERYPMSVVSLAEWVEELEHIRNPSPQDLAKRPALKLLSFYQALARNAGAPNAEISVENSKKASRTMASLGPVSLAQMSNWLNQWDF, via the exons ATGGAGGCTGTTGTTGACACTACATCCGAAACGGCCAAGCCGCCGCAAAGACTTCTCGCAACCGTCGTCGACTCTCTTGCCCTTGAATGCCCTACGCGGCGATTTTGCTTGATCCCCAATGGTAAAGATGTCCACCAAGGCTTCCGCGAAGTGACTTTCAGGGACCTATGTTGCGCCGTGAATAGGATGTCCTGGTGGATGGAGAAGCATCTTGCCAGCTCGGTCAAGGGAGCAACAATCGCCTATCTGGGGAGCAACGATATCCGCTACATTATCCTGATGCTTGCTTCACACAAAACAGGCTGCACG ATCTTCTTTCCGTCGACTCGGCTGTCAAATGAGGCATACGATTCGGTGTTCGGCGCGACACAAACCAAAATGCTATTATTCAGCCCGGAGAAGCATCCCCTCGTCTCAGGTTTAACGGGGCCAAGCAAGGCGATCAGCTCCCTGGAAGTACCAAGCGTTCCTGAAATGCTGAATGACAATCCGGATGTGAAGAATTACCCTTTCACTTCGACgtttgaggagtttgaagaCAAAACCGCATTCATAATCCACAGCTCTGGAACAACAG GTATGCCCAAACCTGTGTCTCTTACCCACGGCTACCTCGGTACTGTCGACTACAGCGCGTTCATGCCTCGACCCGCCGGCCGCTCGCCCTCCTTTTTCCAAGACCTGCTCTCGGCCGATCCCCATCCTAGAGATCCGGTTCTGTCAGTCACACCATACTTCCACATAATGGGTCTTGTGTCCTTTTTTGTATCGATATTCCACAACATCCCTTTCGTGACAATCTCGGACCAGCCATTGTCTGTCAGCCTGCTGGTAGATATCATCCGTGCAACGCATCCTACTGCGACCATCCTGCCCCCATCGATCCTCGAAGATATGAGCCTGTCCCAGGAGGCTCTGGAATGCCTCGGCACCTTAAAATTTGTTTGCTACGGAGGCGCTCCGCTGGCGAAGCAGGTTGGAGACAAGGTAAGCCAGTACACCCAATTAAGAAACGCAATCGGATCCACCGAAATTGGCATTATCGGCTCCCTTGTCCCGGAGGGAAAGGAGAACTGGGGCTACTTTGAATGGAATCCGGCCTACGGGATCGATATGCAGCCTGTCGCGGATGATGTGTACGAGCTAGTGATCCCTCGCCTGGAGGATTCTCGTCGGATGCATGGAATATTCCATACATTTCCGTCGTTCAAAGAGTACAGATCTAAAGATCTCTATGTGCGGCATCCGAAAATCCCGAAGCTCTGGCAATACCGTGGCCGCTTGGACGATGTCATCGTGCTCAGTAACGGAGAGAAGCTGAATCCGGTAACGTTGGAGAAGGTTGTTGAGGGTCATCCGTTTGTTCGTCGTGCTCTGGTCTTCGGACAGGGCCGGTTCCAGACTGGCCTGCTGATTGAACCCGCGATGGATGATCGTGCTGGGAAGATCGATGAACGGAATTTTGTGGATATGATCTGGCCTTTGGTGCAGACTGCCAACCAAAACGTTCCTCGATACGGGCAGGTCTTGAAAAACATGATTCGCCTTGCATCGCCCGCAAAGCCATTTAAATTGACGCCGAAGGGCACTACTCAGCGACATGCCGTTAATGCGGACTACgcagaggagattgacgCAATGTATGCCACGCACGAGAAGCAGCTGGGGCCTAAGCTGCCATCGACGATCGACTCTGAGAGTGTACATTGCTATGTGCATGAAGTCATTACCTCCCTAACTGGGCGATCTGATATAAGGCCTAGCGATGATCTTTTCGGCTTAGGGCTCGACTCACTGCAGGCGACTCAGCTCAGCAATATTTTGCGAAGTGCAGTCTTGTCTTACAACCCGGCGTTGAGTACGGAAAACATTACTGTACAGAATATCTATACTCGACCCACCACGGACAAGCTCGCTGGTCTGCTCCTGGGCGTCCTTCAAGAACAAAAGGAACAAGCAGCGATAGCCCCGACGGAATCGCGCTCTGAAAGAATTGCCGGCCTAGTTTCCAAGTACACAGCTGATCTCCCAGCTCGATACGTCAACTCCCCAACTCAATTGCCTCGGCTCTCGACTGTTATACTAACGGGATCTACCGGTTCGCTGGGCACTTATATCCTTTCCGGCCTATTAAACGATCCTCACGTTGCAAAAGTATATTGTTTCAATCGCGCCGCTGATGCAGCCACTCGCCAACGTCAGGGGTTTGCCGAAAAGGGACTGGACGCCTCGCTCCTGGAAGACCCAAGCAAGGTCGAATTCCTACACGTGTCTTTCGGAGACAAACACTTTGGTCTGGATGATTCCATGTACAGCAAACTGCTGGATACCGTTGACCTGATTGTCCACAATGCGTGGAAAGTTAACTTCAATCACCCTGTGTCGTCGTTCGAAGACCCTCATATCAAAGGGGTGCGCGAATTCGTCAATTTCAGCCTCGAGGCCCGCTACAATACCcaccttgcctttgtctcttcTGTGAGCACAATCGCCGGATGGACGCCCTCTTCTGACGAGTCAGCTGTCCCTGAATTGCCAATGGACACTGTGGACGCCGTGCTGAAGCAAGGATACGGTGAATCAAAGCATGTAGGGGAGAGGATTTGTTTGGAGGCGTCTCGGACATCAGGGGTGCCGACGAGCGTCCTACGTGTGGGACAGATCGCTGGGCCGGATAGTCGGTTGGGGCTGTGGAATCCACACGAGTGGCTGCCCTCCGTGGTAAAGACGTCTAAGAGCATGGGAAAAGTACCGGATACGCTGGGTAGTGTTCTCGTGGATTGGATTGCGGTG GACACTCTGGCCAAAATCACAATCGAGATCCTATTGAGCCGTCGGTCATCACTATCTACACAACGCCATGCCGTTTTTCATTTGACAAACCCATCACAGATCCCCTGGGCCTCTCTGATACCTGCCATTCAGGAAAGATATCCTATGAGCGTGGTGTCCCTCGCGGAATGGGTCGAAGAGCTAGAACACATCCGGAATCCTTCCCCTCAGGACCTTGCCAAGAGACCGGCTCTGAAACTTCTATCTTTCTATCAAGCATTAGCTCGCAATGCGGGCGCGCCCAATGCTGAGATCAGCGTGGAGAATTCGAAGAAGGCCAGCAGAACTATGGCATCGCTCGGGCCTGTCTCGCTCGCTCAAATGTCCAACTGGCTGAACCAGTGGGATTTTTGA